GCACTGCTGCACGCGTCCGTTCCAGCCACCCGGGTTGGCGGCACGGCACTGCGCCTTCGGCCGCGCCCTGTTCTGGTTCTGCGTCGGGGCGTGGCGCAGCCTGGTCAGCGGCGGCCCGTCCGGCGCACCGTTGCGCCAACGACCTGGCGCGCCCAGCACGTCCTGCGCATAGCGGATGTGGTCGACCAGTTCGGAGACCGGATAAGCGTTGTCGTTCTTGTCGTAGGTGAGGAAGGCGCTTACGTTGTTGAAGGTGCACGCCTGCTTGCTGCGGAGCCTGACCGAGTCGCACCGACTGGCGACCCGAGCGCTGACGGTGTTCAGCGAATCCGTCGGGTGAAGGGTCCCACCGGCACCGGTGAACCAGCTGTAGACCTCCAGCGGCGCGACGGCCTCGCCGGTCAAACCGACGTTGGGGATGCTGGTGTCGGTGAGCACCGTCTCGAACACGTTGTTGCGCCCGGCTTTGATGTCGGCCAACGTCGCACGGGTGTCGGGTTGGTAACGCGCGCTGCAGGAAGATCTCCCGGGTGTGCCGGCGCAGTCGGCCCAAGCGGCCACGCGGGCGTCGTCGTCGAACTCACCCTCGACCTCGATCACCTCCAAGGTCTTGCCCCAGATGTGGAACTTCCGATTGTGGGCGTCGGCGTAGCCCAGCCAGACCACCTGGATCAGGATCTTCGCGACCAGGCGGCACTGACCACTGCCGCAGATGAGCCGGTCCCAGTTGACCGTGACGCCGCGACACCACCGGTAGTGGTCCTTCGTCCACCCCTCGGCCGAAGAGGACTTCGCGGCGTTGGCCGGATCTCGGCACTCCTGCTCGAAGCCGACGTCCCAGCCGCTGGCCACCTCCGGCAAGGGGAGCGCGGGCTTGGCCGCACCGACCCCGCCCGGTGCGGCAACACTGAAATCGGCCGCGTTGACCTCGTAGTACTGCTGGCCTGCGCTTTTCAGCGCCGTTCCGTCGAGCGCGGTTTCGTAGAAGCGGTTGACAATGGTTTCACCGGCCGGGTCGGGCGCGGGCACCTGAGCGTTCGCCGCAGGAGCCGCGGTGGCGATCAGAACACTGCCGAGGAGAACAGACCACATTTTTCGGATGCGATGTTTCATCTGGACCACTGCTCCGGAATGCATCGACGACCACGAGGACGAGAATTCCCAGAAAGGCGGAAGCACCGCTTCCGGGTTCAGGCGATGAGGTTCATCGTGTTCCACCCACCGCCGAGCCCCGTGGGGCTGTGGAAGGTGAAGTCACCGTTGTAGCCACCGGCGTTGCGGTAGACCACGAGTTCACCGGTCGACCGCCGGGCCACGACGTCGGTGAAGTCGTCCAGGGTCACGGTGACCAGGCTCATGATCTCCACGGAATGCCACCCCGTGCCCACCTGGACCGGCCCGACGAAGGTCGCCGTGCCGTCGTACCACCGGTTGTGCGGGTACATCTGCAGGGTGCTGTCACCGGCCCTGCGCCCGACGACGTCGACCCGCGAGTCGTCGGAGGTCAGCTCGGCCACGCCGATCCAGTCCATGATGTTCCAGCCCGTACCGATCAACTCGGGCGACGCCCAGGTGTTGGTGCCGTCGAAGATCCCGGTGTGCGGGTAGACGTGGAGGCTGCCGTCACCCCACCGGGCGACGATGTCCTGGTCCCCGTCGTCGGTCACGTCGGCCACCGACAGCGCCGTGACCCCGCCCCACCCGGTGCCCACGAGCACCTCCTCACCGAAGGTCGAGCCACCTTGCAGCTGCCCGCTGCCCGGGTAGACCACGAGGGTGCCGTCGCCGCGTCGCGCGATGAGGTCCGCGGCGAAGTCACCGGTCACCTCGGAGACGGCAATCCAGTTCAGCGCCTGGGCGCCGAACAGCACCGCGTGGCGGGTGGGGTAGGTGCCGGCGCCGTTGAACACCCCGCTGTGCGGGTAGGCGTAGACGGTGCCGGTTGCCGCTTCCCGGGCCACCAGATCCGACCTGCCGTCACCGTTGAGGTCGTGCCACTGGGCGGGCAGGGGATCAGCCGCCGCCCCCACGTCGGCGATCCTCTCGACGGCGCCGGCGGACGAGTCGTCGACCCACCTCGGCGTCCCTGCCCCGGCGCCGACCGGCGCACCCGACAGCACGACTACCACCAGCACCACCGCCGCGGACGCGAACGTCCGCACCCTCGTGCGCACCCAGCGCGGGAAGACATGTTTCACGCAACGATTCCCTCTGCTCGTGACGGAAGGCAAAAAGCAGGAGCGAACCTAAAACGAAAGAGGTGGACAGAATGAGCCGCCGGATCGACACCGCCAGCCAACTCGGCGACCGGAACCGACAGCGGGATCCGCGTTTTGCGTCACCGATGACAGCATTGCCGCAACGCGCGGAACGAATCCCCCTCGAATCACTCCCGCAAATTACGTTAGCGCCCTCCGACGGCAACGCCAAGCAGTTCGATCCCTGTCATCGGGATGCCGAGCGCAGGGCGTCCGGTTTCACATTTCACCGAACTGATGAGGGGCCACACAGCTACAGCGTGGGATAGGTCTCACTCAATCGTCCTGTTGACCGGACGGATTGATCACACGGCGTGCGTCGTGCCGCAGGGGCGAGCACACGGGAAAACCGGCGGTCGAACCGGAAGAGGCGGGCCGGTCACCCGGTCCCGCGGGAAGGACAGTCCGCGACCACCCGTCCGGGCGGGTGATCGCGGACGCGGACCTACCGCCGCCGCCCGGCCGACGGCGGTTCGTCGTAGTCGTAGTCGTAATCGCCGTCGTCCGGCACGTCGAACGGCAGCGGTCGGTTCGTCCACGAGTCCAGCAGCACCAGCAGCGCGGCGAAGACGATGACGACCACGCCGCCCCACGCCAGGTTCCCCCAGATCAAGACGCCCGCGATCAACAGCAGCGGCAGGACGGTGAACAGGATGAAGGGGTCCACCCGCCCCAACCGCCGCCGTCGCCCCGTACTCGCCATCTACGCCCTCCCAGTCAAGCGCCTCCCGGGGTGAACTTACGCGACCGGGTCGGCGGGGGCGTCAACCGGGCGTCACCGGCCCCGCTGCTCCCGGCCCGGGTACTGGCCGCGGGAGCGCTCCAGGGCGGTGGCGAGCACGGCGAGCAGGATCATGCCCGCGCCCAGGCCGAGGTGCAGCAGGTTGTCGGCGGAGTTGAACGGCGCGAAGTTCACCGCGCTGTCCACGTCGATGATCGACCCGTAGACCCACAGCAGCAGGTAGAGGAAGCCGCCGACGACCAGGAACGCCCGCGACGCGCCCGCCGCCCTGGCCGCCGCGACGCCGAGCACGCCGAACAGCAGGTGCAGCAGGTTGTGCAGCACGGAGACCTCGAACACGCCGAACAGCTCGGCGTCGGAGCCCGGCCCGGCGAAGCCCAGGTGCTCGTAGTGGTCGGTGACGCCCGGGATGAACCCGAGCACGCCCACCAGCAGGAACACCGCCCCGACCAGCAGGGAGAAGGACTGGACGGGACGGCGGCGGGTGTCGACGCGGTCGGCCGAGGTCGTCATGGCGGTCCTCCGATCGGGCTCACTGGGCCCTGGCGTACCCGGCGGGTCGGGGGCGAAACCAAGATCACCCCCCTCGGTCGACGGATTCGGAATTCACTTCTCCGCGGATGCGGAACTAAGCTGCACGACGTGCCGAATCTGCGGATCAGTGAAGCGGCCGCCCTGCTCGGCGTCAGTGACGACACCGTGCGCCGGTGGATCGAGCAGGGCCGGTTGACCGAGGTGCAGCTGGACAGCGGCCGCAAGGGCGTCGACGGTCGCGAGCTGGCCGAGCTGGCCCAGCGCCTGGCCGAGGCGCCCGAACCGGGTGCGACCGTCGCGGCGTCGGCGCGCAACCGGATGCGCGGCATCGTCACCAGGGTGGTCAAGGACGGGGTGATGGCCCAGGTCGAGATGCAGGCCGGGCCGTTCCGGGTGGTGTCGCTGATGAGCCGCGAGTCGGCCGACGAACTGGGCCTGGACGTCGGCCGCGTCGCGGTCGCCTCGATCAAGTCCACCCACGTCGTCGTCGAGATCCCGGGGAGCTGACCCGTGCGCAGGACCCTCGCCGTGCTGTCCCTGCTCGCCCTGACCGCCTGCGGCACCGAGAGCGCCGACAGCGCCGAGAACACCGACAGCGGCGGCAACGGCGGCAGCGCCGAACAGACCGTCATCGTGTTCGCCGCGGCCTCGCTGACCGAGGCGTTCACCGAGCTGGGCGCCGAGTTCGAGGCCGCCAACCCCGGCACGGACGTCACCTTCAACTTCGGCGGCAGCTCCGCCCTGGCCCAGCAGATCGGGCAGGGCGCGCCGGCCGACGTGTTCGCCGCCGCCTCCCCCGCCGCCATGGCGCAGGTCCCCGACGCCCCGTCACCGGAGGTCTTCGCCCGCAACCGGCTCCGCATCGCCGTGCCCGGGGGCAACCCCGGCAGGATCACCGGGCTGGCCGACTTCGCCCGGGACGACGCGGTGATCGCGCTGTGCGCCGAGCAGGTGCCGTGCGGCGCGGCGGCGAAGGCGGTGTTCGCGGCCGCCGGGATCACCCCGCGGCCCGACACCCTGGAGCAGGACGTGAAGGCCGCGCTGACCAAGGTGCGGCTGGGCGAGGTCGACGCCGCGCTGGTCTACCGCACCGACGTCCTCGCCGCGGGGGACGAGGTGGAGGGCCTGGACTTCCCCGAGGCCGACCGGGCGGTCAACGACTACCCGATCGCGGCGCTGACCGGGGCGCCCAACCCCACCGGCGCGCGGGCGTTCGTCGAGCACGTCCGGTCCGGGCGGGGGCGCGCGGTGCTCGCCGAGGCGGGGTTCGACCTGCCGTGACCCGAGGCAGGCTGCCCCTGGTCCTGCTGCTGCCGGCGGTGCTGGGCCTGGCGTTCCTGCTCGTCCCGCTGGTGGGCCTGCTGGTCCGCACGCCGTGGGCGGCGCTGCCGGAGCGGCTGTTCAGCGCGTCGGTCGGCGAGGCGCTGCGGCTGTCGCTGGTGTGCGCGTCGCTGGCCACGGTGCTGTGCGTGGTGCTGGGCGTGCCGCTGGCCTGGGTGCTGGCGCGCGGCGACGTGCCGGGGCGCGGGCTGCTGCGGGCGCTGGTGACCGTGCCGCTGGTGCTGCCGCCCGTGGTGGGCGGGGTGGCGCTGCTGTTCGTGCTGGGGCGGCGCGGGCTGGTCGGGCAGTACCTGGACGCGTGGTTCGGCGTGTCGCTGCCGTTCACCCCGGCCGGGGTGGTGCTGGCGGAGGCGTTCGTGGCCATGCCGTTCCTGGTGATCTCGGTGGAGGGCGCGCTGCGGGCCGCCGACCCGCGCTACGAGGAGGCCGCCGCGACGCTGGGCGCGTCGCGCTGGCTGGCGTTCCGGCGGGTGACGCTGCCGTCGGTGCTGCCGGGCGTGGTGGCGGGCACGGTGCTGTGCTGGGCGCGGGCGCTCGGGGAGTTCGGCGCCACCATCACGTTCGCGGGCAACTTCCCCGGCGAGACGACCACCATGCCGCTGGCGGTGTACCTGGCCCTGGAGACCGACCCGGACGCGGCGCTCGTGCTGAGCGCGGTGCTGCTGGTGGTGTCGGTCGCCGTGCTGGCCGCGCTGCGCGACCGGTGGGTGAGCGGGCCGTCGTGACGCTGGACGCGCACCTGGAGTTCTCCCGCGACCGCTTCCGGCTCGCGGTGGGGCTGACCGTCGAACCTGGCGAGGTCGTCGCCCTGCTCGGCCCCAACGGCGCGGGCAAGACCACGGCGCTGCGCGCGCTCGCCGGGCTGCTGCGGTTGACCGGCGGGCACATCCGGCTGGGCGACCGGACGTGGGACGCGCCGCCGGGGGTGTTCCTGCCCGCCGAGCGGCGACCGATCGGCGTGGTGTTCCAGGACTACCTGCTGTTCGCCCACCTGAGCGCGCTGGAGAACGTCGCTTTCGGCCTGCGGGCGCGGGGCGCGGGGCGGGCGCGTGCGCGGGCGGAGGCGGCCCGCTGGCTGGACCGGGTGGGCCTGGCCGGGCACGCCGAGGACAAGCCGCGGGCGCTGTCCGGTGGCCAGGCGCAGCGCGTCGCCCTGGCCCGCGCCCTGGTCACCCGCCCCGACCTGCTGCTGCTGGACGAGCCGCTGGCGGCGCTGGACGCGGCCACCCGCCTGCACGTGCGCGCCGAGCTGGGCGGGCACCTGCGCGACTACCCCGGCCACACCCTGCTGGTCACGCACGACCCGCTGGACGCCATGGTGCTGGCCGACCGGCTGGTGGTGCTGGAGCACGGCCGCGTGGTGCAGCAGGGCCCGCCGACCGAGGTCGCCCGCAGGCCGCGCACCGACTACGTCGCCGACCTGGTGGGCCTGAACCTCTACCGCGGCACCGCGGACGGCACCACCGTGGCCCTCGACGGCGGTGGCGCGCTGACCGTGGCGGCGCCGGTGACCGGGCGGGTGCACGTGGTGTTCCCGCCGAACGCGGTCGGCCTGCACCCCGAGCGGCCCACCGGCAGCCCGCGCAACGCCTGGCGGGTGCGGGTGTCCGGGGTGGAGCAGCACGCGCACACCACCCGGGTCCGGTTGGACGGCGCGCCGCCGGTGCTGGCCGACATCACCACCGCGACCGTGGCCGACCTGCGGCTGCGGCCGGGTGACGAGCTGTGGGTGGCGGTCAAGGCGACCGAGGTGACGGCCTACCCGGCATGAGTGATTGACCAATCACACTTGTTGACAAGGCAGAACCAAGCCTGTTTACTTCACCCCAGAGAGTGAGTGATTGACCAATCACAGTTGGAGGAAGTCATGGAGACGTCGGTGCTGGAGGTCGTGCTGCCCGGTGTGGTCGAGCCGGACGGGCTGGTGCTGCGCCGCGGGCCGCGCCCCACCCCCGGTCGAGGCCAGGCCCTGGTGCGGGTCGAGGCGACGGGCGTGTCGTTCGCCGAGCAGCAGATGCGCCGGGCCAAGTACTACGACCAGCCGCCGTTCCCGTTCGTGCCGGGCTACGACCTGGTCGGCACGGTGGCCGAGGTGGGCCCGGGCGTCGACCCGGCCCTGGTCGGCGGTCGCTTCGCCGCCCTGACCAAGACCGGCGGCTGGGCCAGCCACGCCCTGGTCGCGGCGGCCGACCTGGTGCCGGTGCCCGCCGGCGTCGACCCGGCCGAGGCGGAGACGTTCGTGGTCAACGGCATCACCGCGTGGCAGATGCTGCACCGCGTCGCCCGGGTGACCGAGGGGCACACCGTGCTGGTGCACGGCGCGAACGGCGGCGTCGGCTCCACCCTGGTGCAGCTCGCCCGCCTGGCCGGGGCGCGCGTCATCGGCACCGCCTCGCCGCGCCACCACGACGCCGTGCGCGCGCTGGGCGCCACCCCGGTCGACTACCGCGACCCCGACCTGCCCGCGAAGGTGCGCGCCCTGGCACCCGGCGGCGTGGACGCGGTGTTCGACCACGTCGGCGGCCCCGGCATCGTCGACTCCTGGCGCCTGCTGGCCCCGCGCGGCGCGCTGGTCGCCTACGGCACCGCGTCAACGCGGGACGAGGGCGGCAACTCGCGGCTGCCGGTGCTGAGGCTGTTCGCCCGCCTGCTGTGGTGGGACCTGCTGCCCAACGGCCGCACGGCGAAGTTCTTCAACATCTGGGCGGGCAGGCGCCGGGCCGCCCGGTTCCGCGCGCGGCTGGCGGACGACCTCGGCGCGGTGCTGGCGCTGCTGGCCGAGGGGCGGCTGCGCCCGCAGGTGGCCGCGCGGGTGCCGTTGGCGGAGGTGGCCCGGGCGGTGGAGCTGGCCGAGTCCGGCACGGTGGCGGGCAAGGTCGTGCTGGTGCCTTGAGCGCCCCCGGGCCGGGCGCGGCGGGCCGCCCCGCGGTCGGCCTCACAGGCGGTCGGGCGCCTCGATCCCCAGCAGCTCCGGCCCCAGCGCCAGGACCCGCGACGTGAGCCGCGCCGGCGCCGACAGGCCCAGGAGCCTGAGCGCCAGCGCCCGCTCGGCGGCCTCGGCGAGCACCACCGGGGTGCCGGGGCCGACCTCGCGCCCGGCCCGCCCGAGCACCGACCGCGCGCGGGCGTTGGCGTACTGGAGGTACACCGAGGTGTTGCCCTCCACCGCCGGCATCCGGTCCCACGCGAACACGTAGTCCTTCTCGCGGTCGCTCGACAGGTCGGCGTACTTCACCGCGCCGGTGCCGACCGCCCGCGCCACCGCCTCCCGCAGCAGCTCGACCGGCTTCACCGACGCGCCCGCGCGGGTGCGCAGCAGCTTGCCGTCCTCGCCGAGCACCGAGCCGAACCCGACGTGCTCGGCGCGGCGCCCCTCC
This portion of the Saccharothrix syringae genome encodes:
- the modA gene encoding molybdate ABC transporter substrate-binding protein — its product is MRRTLAVLSLLALTACGTESADSAENTDSGGNGGSAEQTVIVFAAASLTEAFTELGAEFEAANPGTDVTFNFGGSSALAQQIGQGAPADVFAAASPAAMAQVPDAPSPEVFARNRLRIAVPGGNPGRITGLADFARDDAVIALCAEQVPCGAAAKAVFAAAGITPRPDTLEQDVKAALTKVRLGEVDAALVYRTDVLAAGDEVEGLDFPEADRAVNDYPIAALTGAPNPTGARAFVEHVRSGRGRAVLAEAGFDLP
- a CDS encoding NucA/NucB deoxyribonuclease domain-containing protein, whose amino-acid sequence is MEHDEPHRLNPEAVLPPFWEFSSSWSSMHSGAVVQMKHRIRKMWSVLLGSVLIATAAPAANAQVPAPDPAGETIVNRFYETALDGTALKSAGQQYYEVNAADFSVAAPGGVGAAKPALPLPEVASGWDVGFEQECRDPANAAKSSSAEGWTKDHYRWCRGVTVNWDRLICGSGQCRLVAKILIQVVWLGYADAHNRKFHIWGKTLEVIEVEGEFDDDARVAAWADCAGTPGRSSCSARYQPDTRATLADIKAGRNNVFETVLTDTSIPNVGLTGEAVAPLEVYSWFTGAGGTLHPTDSLNTVSARVASRCDSVRLRSKQACTFNNVSAFLTYDKNDNAYPVSELVDHIRYAQDVLGAPGRWRNGAPDGPPLTRLRHAPTQNQNRARPKAQCRAANPGGWNGRVQQCDEYPFASTKEGGASGGPVSGKLIAARQNKEGGIQLNNWYQWDRIIDNDTFWVNLIG
- the argS gene encoding arginine--tRNA ligase domain-containing protein; translated protein: MRVPSEPGPTRGAATRPAGRPTAPLRASIVRASPEPHFRMVFATATAAGWLGEGRRAEHVGFGSVLGEDGKLLRTRAGASVKPVELLREAVARAVGTGAVKYADLSSDREKDYVFAWDRMPAVEGNTSVYLQYANARARSVLGRAGREVGPGTPVVLAEAAERALALRLLGLSAPARLTSRVLALGPELLGIEAPDRL
- a CDS encoding medium chain dehydrogenase/reductase family protein; this encodes METSVLEVVLPGVVEPDGLVLRRGPRPTPGRGQALVRVEATGVSFAEQQMRRAKYYDQPPFPFVPGYDLVGTVAEVGPGVDPALVGGRFAALTKTGGWASHALVAAADLVPVPAGVDPAEAETFVVNGITAWQMLHRVARVTEGHTVLVHGANGGVGSTLVQLARLAGARVIGTASPRHHDAVRALGATPVDYRDPDLPAKVRALAPGGVDAVFDHVGGPGIVDSWRLLAPRGALVAYGTASTRDEGGNSRLPVLRLFARLLWWDLLPNGRTAKFFNIWAGRRRAARFRARLADDLGAVLALLAEGRLRPQVAARVPLAEVARAVELAESGTVAGKVVLVP
- a CDS encoding DUF4383 domain-containing protein produces the protein MTTSADRVDTRRRPVQSFSLLVGAVFLLVGVLGFIPGVTDHYEHLGFAGPGSDAELFGVFEVSVLHNLLHLLFGVLGVAAARAAGASRAFLVVGGFLYLLLWVYGSIIDVDSAVNFAPFNSADNLLHLGLGAGMILLAVLATALERSRGQYPGREQRGR
- the modB gene encoding molybdate ABC transporter permease subunit → MTRGRLPLVLLLPAVLGLAFLLVPLVGLLVRTPWAALPERLFSASVGEALRLSLVCASLATVLCVVLGVPLAWVLARGDVPGRGLLRALVTVPLVLPPVVGGVALLFVLGRRGLVGQYLDAWFGVSLPFTPAGVVLAEAFVAMPFLVISVEGALRAADPRYEEAAATLGASRWLAFRRVTLPSVLPGVVAGTVLCWARALGEFGATITFAGNFPGETTTMPLAVYLALETDPDAALVLSAVLLVVSVAVLAALRDRWVSGPS
- a CDS encoding ABC transporter ATP-binding protein, translated to MTLDAHLEFSRDRFRLAVGLTVEPGEVVALLGPNGAGKTTALRALAGLLRLTGGHIRLGDRTWDAPPGVFLPAERRPIGVVFQDYLLFAHLSALENVAFGLRARGAGRARARAEAARWLDRVGLAGHAEDKPRALSGGQAQRVALARALVTRPDLLLLDEPLAALDAATRLHVRAELGGHLRDYPGHTLLVTHDPLDAMVLADRLVVLEHGRVVQQGPPTEVARRPRTDYVADLVGLNLYRGTADGTTVALDGGGALTVAAPVTGRVHVVFPPNAVGLHPERPTGSPRNAWRVRVSGVEQHAHTTRVRLDGAPPVLADITTATVADLRLRPGDELWVAVKATEVTAYPA
- a CDS encoding TOBE domain-containing protein, yielding MPNLRISEAAALLGVSDDTVRRWIEQGRLTEVQLDSGRKGVDGRELAELAQRLAEAPEPGATVAASARNRMRGIVTRVVKDGVMAQVEMQAGPFRVVSLMSRESADELGLDVGRVAVASIKSTHVVVEIPGS